A DNA window from Xanthomonas campestris pv. campestris str. ATCC 33913 contains the following coding sequences:
- a CDS encoding cytochrome c yields MPSTLPAPRRTHAARTASLTSMLCVSGPLLLLASTQAQAIPSFARQTGSSCADCHIGSYGPSLTPYGMRFKLGGFTDTDGNGTKIPASGQLTWARTNPSRGDSTARLTQADLYLAGRVNDNIGGYSKIRSNNSGNATFDTRLDDVDLRFVSKPFQMAGKDAMLGVSVNNNPGISDPIHVLPNASTLTPASNGGASTMLSSSALSNRVIGASVYGLYDRNWYGEVGTYKALSTDTQDRLGWPINGDPGRLSDTSYARVAYMKDMKRQFFSIGMTALNTRRQRPRNGPSDDLTDLGYDLTYQFLGTREHTMSLAYVNIYERRKYGSPLVSSDPSMGPLDRGSVRDQTLSMNYAFKQTYGVLAAHMINTGSFDAARYSPVGIPDTTSNLILVYWSPFGREGTYTTNANLRVSAGWFRFDKFNGSTSNVFRGPPITNPRDLDSFSLSVNLAF; encoded by the coding sequence ATGCCTTCCACACTGCCCGCTCCCCGCCGCACCCATGCCGCACGCACGGCGTCGCTGACCTCCATGTTGTGCGTGTCCGGCCCGTTGCTGCTGCTTGCCAGCACCCAGGCCCAGGCCATTCCCTCGTTCGCGCGGCAAACCGGTTCGTCGTGCGCAGACTGCCACATCGGCTCCTACGGTCCCTCGCTCACGCCCTACGGCATGCGCTTCAAGCTGGGCGGCTTCACCGACACCGACGGCAACGGCACCAAGATCCCGGCGTCCGGCCAGCTCACCTGGGCCCGCACCAATCCCAGCCGCGGCGACAGCACCGCGCGTCTCACCCAGGCCGATCTGTATCTGGCCGGCCGGGTCAACGACAATATCGGCGGTTATTCGAAGATCCGCTCCAACAACAGCGGCAACGCCACCTTCGACACGCGCCTGGACGATGTGGATCTGCGCTTTGTCAGCAAGCCGTTCCAGATGGCGGGCAAGGACGCGATGCTCGGCGTCAGCGTCAATAACAACCCCGGCATTTCCGACCCGATCCACGTGCTGCCGAATGCCTCGACGCTGACACCGGCCTCCAATGGCGGCGCCTCCACGATGCTCAGCTCCTCGGCGCTGTCCAACCGCGTGATCGGCGCCAGCGTTTACGGGCTGTACGACCGCAACTGGTACGGCGAAGTGGGCACCTACAAGGCGCTTTCCACCGACACGCAGGACCGCCTGGGCTGGCCGATCAACGGCGACCCCGGCAGGCTCAGCGACACCAGCTACGCACGCGTGGCCTACATGAAGGACATGAAGCGGCAGTTCTTCTCGATCGGCATGACCGCGTTGAACACGCGCCGCCAGCGGCCGCGCAACGGGCCCAGCGACGACCTCACCGACCTGGGTTACGACCTGACCTATCAGTTCCTCGGCACCCGCGAACACACCATGTCGCTGGCCTACGTCAACATCTACGAGCGCCGCAAGTACGGCAGCCCGCTGGTGTCCTCGGACCCAAGCATGGGCCCGCTGGATCGCGGCAGCGTGCGTGACCAGACCCTCAGCATGAACTACGCGTTCAAGCAGACCTACGGCGTGCTGGCCGCGCACATGATCAATACCGGCTCCTTCGATGCGGCGCGTTATTCGCCGGTCGGCATTCCCGACACAACCAGCAATCTGATCCTGGTGTATTGGAGCCCGTTCGGCCGCGAAGGCACTTACACCACCAACGCCAACCTGCGCGTATCGGCCGGCTGGTTCCGCTTCGACAAGTTCAACGGCAGCACCTCCAACGTGTTCCGTGGCCCCCCGATCACCAACCCGCGCGATCTGGACAGCTTCTCGCTGTCGGTGAACCTGGCGTTCTGA
- a CDS encoding cytochrome b produces MSASNGADALPPPSATTAPGVVPLPRSMRVLHWLTVLCLVMAASLILLRAELEGRALRQWLLEGHRHFGLMVLLLFVLRVSLRLRLRALPPGPPSPLIMRLAAGGTHVAMYALMLALPLIGWSLSNAYGKTVYLFGITLPNLVAADEDLADTLGTWHLNAAWALLALVAVHIVAALVHHLVLRDGLLHRVLPGKHHR; encoded by the coding sequence ATGTCCGCCAGTAACGGCGCCGACGCACTGCCGCCGCCGTCGGCGACCACCGCGCCGGGCGTGGTTCCCCTGCCCCGCTCCATGCGTGTCCTGCACTGGCTGACGGTGCTGTGCCTGGTGATGGCCGCCAGCCTGATCCTGCTGCGCGCCGAACTGGAGGGCCGCGCCCTGCGGCAGTGGTTGCTGGAAGGCCACCGCCACTTCGGCCTGATGGTGCTGCTGCTCTTCGTCTTACGCGTCAGCCTGCGTCTGCGCTTGCGCGCCTTGCCGCCCGGCCCGCCCTCGCCGCTGATCATGCGCCTGGCTGCCGGTGGCACGCATGTGGCGATGTACGCGCTGATGCTTGCGCTGCCGCTGATCGGCTGGTCGCTGAGCAACGCTTACGGCAAAACGGTCTATCTGTTCGGGATAACGCTGCCAAACCTGGTCGCTGCGGATGAGGACCTGGCCGACACCCTCGGCACCTGGCACTTGAATGCGGCCTGGGCACTGCTCGCATTAGTCGCGGTGCATATCGTTGCCGCACTCGTGCACCACCTGGTGTTGCGCGATGGCCTGCTGCATCGCGTGCTGCCCGGCAAACATCACCGATGA
- a CDS encoding sugar 3,4-ketoisomerase: protein MAIERIQLHTHGDDRGLLISLEQQRNVPFEIRRVYYIFGTRQGVHRGQHAHRQLNQLAVALHGSVTLLLDEGQGQGPEEVVLDDPSQGVLLGRMVWRDLHQFSEDCVLMVLADQYYDPGDYILDYDEFLTEARGVSRLEA from the coding sequence ATGGCCATCGAACGCATCCAGTTGCATACGCACGGCGACGACCGCGGGCTGCTCATTTCATTGGAGCAGCAGCGCAACGTCCCGTTCGAGATCCGTCGCGTGTACTACATCTTCGGTACGCGCCAGGGCGTGCATCGCGGCCAGCATGCGCACCGCCAGCTCAACCAATTGGCAGTTGCCCTGCATGGGTCGGTGACGCTGCTGCTGGATGAAGGCCAGGGCCAGGGCCCGGAAGAAGTGGTGCTGGACGACCCGTCGCAGGGCGTACTGCTCGGGCGCATGGTGTGGCGCGACCTGCACCAGTTCAGCGAGGACTGCGTGTTGATGGTGCTGGCCGACCAGTACTACGACCCGGGCGACTACATCCTGGACTACGACGAATTCCTCACCGAAGCCCGCGGCGTCAGCCGGCTGGAGGCATGA
- a CDS encoding DegT/DnrJ/EryC1/StrS family aminotransferase, with amino-acid sequence MRWNIQSMTLPEIPFLDLRAVNARYADALKAAAARVIDSGWYVLGQELAAFEEEFASYCGVQQAVGVGNGLDALSLILRAYRELGVLREGDEVIVPANTFIATFLAISHNHLVLVPVEPDPQTFNVDPCRVERAIGPRTRAILAVHLYGQLADMPALQTLAHRYGLLLIEDAAQAHGASRDGVRAGAFGDAAAFSFFPTKNLGALGDGGAVVTSDPRLAERVRALRNYGSEVKYQHLFQGVNSRLDELQAAFLRVKLGYLDEEAAQRRAVAQRYLQEIDHPWITLPPVAHAEQHVWHLFVVRSQRRDALQSHLQHLGIQTQIHYPVPPHLQPAYAMLGDTCLPISEQLHREVLSLPMSPALDDAAVSRVITACQVFGSAP; translated from the coding sequence ATGCGTTGGAACATTCAGTCAATGACGCTCCCTGAAATTCCCTTTCTGGATTTGCGTGCCGTCAACGCGCGTTACGCGGATGCGCTCAAGGCCGCCGCTGCGCGGGTGATCGATTCGGGCTGGTATGTGCTTGGCCAGGAGTTGGCGGCGTTCGAAGAGGAGTTCGCCAGCTACTGCGGCGTGCAGCAGGCGGTGGGGGTGGGGAACGGGCTGGACGCGTTGTCGCTGATCCTGCGCGCCTACCGCGAATTGGGCGTGTTGCGCGAGGGCGATGAGGTGATCGTGCCGGCCAATACGTTCATTGCGACGTTCCTGGCGATCAGCCACAACCATCTGGTGCTGGTGCCGGTGGAGCCGGATCCGCAGACCTTCAACGTGGACCCGTGCAGGGTGGAGCGCGCCATCGGGCCGCGCACACGCGCCATTCTGGCCGTGCATCTGTACGGACAGCTTGCCGACATGCCGGCACTGCAGACGTTGGCGCACCGCTATGGCTTGCTGCTCATCGAAGACGCCGCGCAAGCGCATGGCGCAAGCCGCGACGGTGTGCGTGCGGGCGCGTTCGGCGATGCGGCGGCGTTCAGTTTTTTTCCCACCAAGAACCTTGGTGCGCTGGGCGACGGCGGTGCGGTAGTGACCTCCGACCCGCGCCTGGCCGAGCGCGTGCGCGCGCTGCGCAACTATGGCTCGGAGGTGAAATACCAGCATCTGTTCCAGGGGGTCAATTCGCGCCTGGATGAGCTGCAGGCGGCCTTCTTGCGGGTCAAGTTGGGCTATCTGGATGAGGAGGCTGCACAGCGCCGCGCAGTGGCCCAGCGTTACCTGCAAGAGATCGATCACCCCTGGATCACGTTGCCCCCGGTGGCGCATGCCGAGCAGCATGTCTGGCATCTGTTCGTGGTGCGTAGCCAGCGCCGCGATGCCTTGCAAAGCCATCTGCAGCACCTCGGTATCCAGACCCAGATCCATTACCCGGTGCCGCCGCATCTGCAGCCGGCCTATGCCATGCTGGGCGATACCTGCCTGCCGATCAGCGAGCAGCTGCATCGCGAAGTGCTGAGCCTGCCGATGAGCCCGGCGCTGGACGACGCGGCAGTCAGCCGCGTCATCACCGCCTGCCAAGTGTTCGGTAGCGCACCGTGA
- a CDS encoding O-antigen translocase: MNLVRSSAYTGVATLAKLLAALVVIKLVAVFAGPQGVGRLGQFLALMSVLAVLAGGGISTGIVKYVAQYRSDALALQRLLSAALGYACSAACVMAVLALVFSDVLAERLLGDAQARWLICVLAVAQIGIALVNYILAIINGFMDVRRLAIVQVSGAVLSVALVAWLGSGWQLQGALLALVLGQVLWLIAAVPALLRSPYFQREMLRMRLDAQMTRQLAAFSVMTLTATLVPQLVGMLVRDHLALQFGWQQVGYWQAVSRVSDAYLLFFTTAINVYYLPKLASLQDRQALRRELRTAYRYVMPAVVAMAACVYLLRDWVTWLLFDARFAAAAPLYGPQLLGDVIKIAAFVLSYVMLAKAMTRLFVVSECVFAASYLGLVYLFTAQFGLIGAMYAFVVNYVLYLLFNIVVVRRYLRTTA, from the coding sequence GTGAATCTGGTGCGCAGCAGCGCCTACACCGGCGTTGCGACGCTGGCCAAGCTGCTGGCGGCGCTGGTGGTGATCAAGTTGGTGGCGGTGTTTGCCGGGCCGCAGGGAGTTGGCCGGCTGGGGCAGTTCCTGGCCCTGATGTCGGTGCTGGCGGTGCTGGCCGGTGGCGGCATCAGTACCGGCATCGTCAAGTATGTGGCGCAGTACCGCAGCGATGCACTTGCACTGCAACGACTGTTGAGCGCAGCACTCGGCTACGCCTGTAGTGCGGCGTGCGTGATGGCAGTGCTGGCGCTGGTCTTCAGCGACGTGCTCGCCGAACGGTTGTTGGGCGATGCGCAGGCGCGTTGGCTGATCTGTGTGCTGGCGGTGGCGCAGATCGGCATCGCGCTGGTCAACTACATCCTGGCGATCATCAATGGCTTCATGGACGTACGCCGGCTCGCCATCGTGCAGGTGAGCGGGGCGGTGCTGAGTGTTGCCCTGGTCGCCTGGCTGGGCAGCGGGTGGCAGTTGCAAGGCGCCTTGCTGGCGTTGGTGCTGGGCCAGGTGCTGTGGTTGATCGCCGCCGTGCCGGCCTTGCTGCGCAGCCCGTATTTCCAGCGCGAGATGCTGCGCATGCGGCTGGATGCGCAGATGACCCGCCAGCTTGCGGCGTTTTCGGTGATGACCCTCACCGCCACGTTGGTGCCGCAGCTGGTGGGCATGCTGGTGCGCGATCATCTGGCGCTGCAGTTTGGCTGGCAGCAGGTTGGCTACTGGCAGGCGGTGAGCCGGGTCTCCGATGCCTACCTGTTGTTCTTTACCACCGCGATCAACGTCTATTACCTGCCCAAGCTGGCCTCGCTGCAGGACCGGCAGGCACTGCGCCGCGAGCTGCGGACCGCCTATCGTTACGTGATGCCCGCGGTGGTGGCGATGGCCGCGTGCGTCTACCTGTTGCGTGACTGGGTGACCTGGCTACTGTTCGATGCCCGCTTCGCCGCGGCCGCTCCGTTGTATGGCCCGCAGCTGCTCGGCGATGTGATCAAGATCGCCGCGTTCGTGCTGTCCTACGTGATGCTGGCCAAGGCGATGACGCGGCTGTTCGTGGTGTCCGAATGCGTGTTTGCCGCCAGCTATCTGGGGCTGGTGTACCTGTTCACTGCACAGTTCGGCCTGATCGGCGCCATGTATGCATTTGTCGTCAACTACGTGCTGTATCTGCTGTTCAACATCGTGGTGGTGCGCCGTTATCTGAGGACGACGGCATGA
- a CDS encoding glycosyltransferase: MSLLERPSGRARWPLVSVLIPAFNHARFVQRCLDSVLEDPYPSKEIVIIDDGSSDDTGEQIAAWIALHGHRVPVQFVQRSNRGVAATLNELALRARGEYLRICASDDYLLPGGLHVQVDYLVRHRNKAAVIGDAIVIDGDGATLHASAMSGLHGVSRGPYASDDGIRREIICRWAVSGAVLLLRRSTFAAGLRWNESLRIEDWDFYLRLVSKDLLAFIDVPVCAYRLHGANASKTRDPGKRLSNLTEFLEVASASRHIFGRRDQRFILAQSSLISSKIHFIEKRYLQASGFLVLYLTRSVLAKAGWDRMVSS; encoded by the coding sequence ATGAGCCTGCTGGAACGCCCGAGCGGACGTGCGCGCTGGCCGCTGGTGTCGGTGCTGATTCCCGCGTTCAACCATGCGCGTTTTGTGCAGCGCTGTCTGGACAGCGTGCTGGAGGACCCGTACCCGTCCAAGGAGATCGTCATCATCGATGATGGCTCCAGCGATGACACCGGCGAGCAGATCGCCGCATGGATCGCGCTGCACGGCCATCGCGTGCCGGTGCAGTTCGTCCAGCGCAGCAACCGCGGTGTGGCGGCCACGCTCAACGAGCTGGCATTGCGCGCGCGCGGGGAGTATCTGCGCATTTGTGCGAGTGACGACTATCTTCTTCCTGGCGGACTGCACGTTCAGGTTGACTACCTGGTACGCCATAGGAATAAAGCGGCGGTCATCGGCGATGCGATCGTGATCGATGGTGATGGCGCGACCTTGCATGCAAGTGCGATGTCCGGACTCCATGGAGTGAGTCGCGGCCCTTACGCAAGCGATGACGGGATTCGCCGCGAGATCATTTGTAGGTGGGCCGTAAGCGGCGCCGTATTGCTGCTGCGCAGGAGTACGTTCGCGGCAGGTCTCCGGTGGAACGAAAGCCTTCGGATTGAGGATTGGGACTTTTATCTCAGGCTTGTATCGAAAGATCTGCTTGCGTTCATTGATGTTCCGGTGTGTGCGTATCGGCTCCATGGAGCGAATGCAAGCAAGACGCGTGATCCTGGAAAGAGGCTAAGCAACCTGACCGAATTCCTGGAGGTCGCTTCTGCGTCCCGTCATATTTTTGGTCGCAGGGACCAGCGATTCATACTCGCTCAATCCAGCTTGATCTCATCCAAAATACATTTCATCGAGAAGAGATACCTGCAGGCATCGGGATTTCTTGTGCTGTATCTGACGAGAAGTGTCTTGGCGAAAGCAGGGTGGGACAGGATGGTCAGCTCATAA